The genomic stretch CAACCCTCATCCATTTTCCCTCAACCCTCATCCATTTTCCCTCATCCATCACCCATCAACCGTCTTCCATGAAAACCCTCTGGGCTCCCTGGAGAATTGAATATGTCAGGTCCCCCGAACACGAGGGGTGCATATTCTGTGAAAAACCCAAAAAAGGCGATGATCGGGATATGCTGATTCTTTACCGCGGTGAACATTCTTTTGTCATAATGAATCTGTATCCCTATAACAACGCCCATCTGATGTTTGCTCCCTACGAACATCAGAGTGATCCCACCCAACTTTCCACAGACACGAAGATGGAGATTATGACTCTTCTGGACCACGCCATGGAAATAGTCCGGAAAAAGCTGAGAGCCGAAGGATTTAACTTTGGTCTCAACGTCGGGAAGGCGGCCGGTGCGGGAATCGAAGAGCATGTGCACTATCACCTGGTGCCCAGATGGGTAGGGGACACAAATTTTATGCCGGTAATTGGACATACGAAAACGGTTGTAGAGGGTCTCAAAGAGACCTATGATTCACTCAAACCTGAGTTTGATAAAATATCACCAAGTGATCTGTAAGCAGTGGAACACATCCTTCGAAGGAGTCCCTTTGGGAAGCATCTTAACAGTCGAACAAAGTGATTCTTGAATTCTCCCGAACCTGGCTTCCCTACATCTATCTCTACGGTGTAGGTGGAATCTTTTTTCTGGTGGGGCTCTGGATCATCCTTCGATACCGTTCCCTGAATCTTCAACTGAAGAGAGATCGATCCTGGTTCCGGGTACTCCTGTTTGGCTTTGTCTGGTACGCTATGATACATGCTGTCGTCATTTGGGCCGCTTTACGGAGTTGAGAAGATGCTGGGCGAAACGGTAGGAACCGGACTGGATCAGATCGTCATCATTGTCTACTTCGCCGGCATCCTTCTGTTCGGCAGTTATTTTGGCCGCTACGCGAAGACAACTTCTGATTTCTTCTTCGGTGGAAGACGTTTTGCATGGTGGCTCATTACCGTATCCATCGTGGCCACCGGAGTGGGATCTCACAGTTTTATCAAGTACTCTTCGAAAGCATTCGAATACGGGTTTTCGTCAACCATGACGTACATGAATGACTGGTTCTTTATGCCCTTTTTCATGTTCGGATGGTTGCCAATCATTTACTATACCCGGGTCGGTTCCATTCCCGAATACTTTGAACGGAGGTTCAATAGGACCGCCCGCGGGCTGGCAACTCTTATGATCCTCCTGTACATGATCGGCTACATTTCCATCGGTTTCCTCACCCTGGCGACTGCCTTGTACCAAATTCTGGGAATCCCACTCATGTGGACTGTGGTGGTGATCGCCGTTCTGACGGCCGTCTATATGCATTTTGGCGGGCAGACGTCCGTCATATTCACCGACCTGCTGCAGGGATTCATTCTGTTGTTTGCAGGTCTATTCCTGTTCTTTCTCGGTCTCAACTACCTGGGAGGATTCGACGTTTTTTGGGATGCACTGTCGCCCCAGGCCAAATTGCCTCTGGCTGACTTCAATCGCCCTCCCGACTTCAATTTTGTGGGTATCTTCTGGCAGGATGGTTTTGCGGGCAGTGTGGGATTCTTGTTTTTGAACCAGGGCTTGATTATGAGATTCATGGCTGCCAGGAGCGTGAATGAAGGTCGTAAAGCCGCCGCTATCAATGTCCTATTTGTTCTGCCTGTCTCGGCTATCGTAGTGTCCAACGCGGGCTGGATTGGCCGCGCCATCGTGAATGTCTTCCCCGGAACAATTGATCCCAATCTGGATCCCAACGACATCTTCGTGGAGGTGACGAATCTGGTAGCCCGTCCCGGTGTTTTTGGGTTCCTTATTGCAGCTTTGAGCGCCGCACTGATGTCAACGGTGGATACGCTGGTGAATGCATCGGCCGCCGTTTTTGTGAACGATATCTATCGGCCTATTGTTAAGAAGGAACGTAGTGACCACCATTTCCTCGAGGTGGCTCGCTGGGTATCTGTCGGTGTCACTGCCCTCGGCGTCCTTCTCGTTCCTGTCTTCAATTCATTTGAGACAATCTACGAAGCGCATGGATGGTTCCATTCCACCTTTACCCCTCCCCTGGTCGTGGCAGTCTTTCTTGGTGTTTTCTGGAAACGGTTTACATCAGCAGCTGTTATTGCGACATTCACGGCCGGTGCGGGACTCATGATTCTCGGGCAGCTTTTCCCTCAATTGGTGACTCCGTTTGCTCACGGCATCGCCATGCAAGCCGGTAAGCCATACATCTATATAGGCGCCCTCTATAATATCTTTGTTTGTACCCTGGTAGGAGTGGTGGTGAGCCTGGTCACTGGCTCCAAGCCGTCAAAAAACATTAAAGGTCTCACCATTTTTGACATTCAGGGGGCCCGAGAAATCTTCAAAGGGGGAAAACCCAACGATAGGGAAGGCGAGAAAGTGATGGTGAACTGGAGGGAGGCGGATGGAGCTGATGATACAGTAGGGCTTTCCAGAACCGACCTTGATACCATGGCCGCTGAGCCGGGGGACCTAGTCTATTTATGTGACAGAAGGAAGTGGCTGGGGGGGTTAAAGTCACTGCATTCCGTGATGGGTGAGCCCCATGATGAACCGGGCATTGTGTATATGACAAACCAGCAAGTCAAGCGTGGACTTTTTGTCAAGGGGAAGGTATTGGTGGTGGAGAAGGAGATGTAACGATGGTTGTCGTCCCCCTGGATTCTTCCTAAATTTGATCGCTCTTGGACCTGACAATTCCGGCGTAGCTCCCCGCAAACAAACTGCGGGACAGGCAATGGGTAGAGTCCGGCGGTTGCCGGATTAACCACTAGGTGTCTCCGGTTTTCCATTGGTAGGTTTCTTGACAATTCCGGCGTAGCTCAATGGGTAGAGTCCGGCGGTTGCCGGATTAACCACTAGGTGTCTCCGGTCTTCCATTGGTAGGTTTCTTGACAATTCCGGCGTAGCTCAATGGGTAGAGCGGGTGGCTGTTAACCACTAGGCTGGGGGTTCGAGTCCCTCCGCCGGAGCTTGTATTTCACGTATGTTCTGTACTCAAGATCTTTTGATCGATTATACATAGGTCAGACTGACGATCTTCGTTATCGTGTGGAGAAACACAATCGGGAGGAGGTAACAGCCACGAAGGCTTACGTTCCTTGGGAGTTGATTTATTATGAAGAGTTCAGCAGTCGGTCGGAAGCAATGCGGAGAGAGGGGGAACTAAAATCTCACCAAGGAAGGGATTTCATTCGAAGGAATCTACTTAATGGGTAGAGTCCGGCGGCTGCCGGATTAACCACTAGGTTGGGGGTTCGAGTCCCTCCGCCGGAGCTTCACATTGCCCCGCACAAGCGGGGTTTTTTGTTCTAGCGAGGAGGGACGAGAAGTCGCAGTGCAGCGCCTGCCAGCCACCCACAACGTGGGGCAGGTTGGAAGATCCCGATGGCGCAGTTGAACGAAGTGAAATCCCGATGTTTTGTCGGGGCGTATCGGGAAGTCCCTCCGCCGGAGCACCTCTACGCTGCACTATTTATCCATCGTATTGAAATGAAGATGGACGAGGTGCAAGTATTGATAATCAATGTGTCCCATCTTGATCGAGCTTGTCCCGCGTAACGGAGTGTAGCGGGGTCCCTCCGCCGGAGCGATTTGGTGTTACAGTCCTGGAGATGAATTCTCTCGGACTTCTTTGTTTAGGGACCTCACCCTCTGGAACAGCGGGACGAGACAAGAGCAGGTCACTATCGCCACATGACAGTGGCGATTTTGATGGGCTCTTCAAAGCCTTTAAGCGTCACCGCTTGGGGATTATCAAAACGGAAACCCTTGCCCAAGCACAGCTCCTGAACCGTGCGGGTGACCCTAATCTCTCCGGCTTGTGCATAGTCACAGATACGGGCCGCTAGTTGTACAGACGCCCCAAAGAGGTCCTTGTCTTTTTCCACCGGTTCGCCTGCGCATAGGCCAATTCGCACGTGCAGTGCTTGATCAGGGTTGGCTTGGTTATGGTCATTGAGTGAGCGCTGAACCTCGATAGCACCGTGGACCGACCCCGTCACCGATGCAAATGATGCCATAATACCATCTCCCGTGTGCTTCACCTCGCGTCCTCCGTGCTTTTGCAGTGCCGATCGAACGGTGGTATCATGGTTTTCCAGAATATTCAACGCCGCATCATCACCCAATTTCTGGGTCATGGCGGTGGAGCCAACCATATCCGTGAAAAATATGATTCGCAGCGCTGACCCGGGATCAGTGGTCGCAGGATCCAGTGCTGCTGGGGTCTGATCAATGCGCCCCATAAAGGCTTCGACAACCGCTTTGTCCACCTCAATTACATCCGAAGCTGCGAGTCCGTGCGAAGCTTGATGCAGCGCATTGGCTTGCTCAACGCTGGGTGCTTCAAGCAGACAATTGGAATGCCCCATCTCTTCATTACGCCAATACGTGATACTCTTCACTCCAAACTGCTCCTGAAAGGCAATATCTTTGAGATGGGCCTCAGCCAGATCATCATCTGTGACCCCCTCTGTAATTTCATGTATATCCATGAAATACGGCATATACGAACCTCCTATATGGCATTTAGTGACCCAGTTCACCCTCATTCCTGCTGTCAGGGATGTGTATAACTGAATCAATCAGAATAGTTGGTTAGCCGTAAATGTGTAAATTATTCCTACAATGATGCAAGATTAATCCGTCTTACCTAGCACCTTCGTCACCCATGTCCTACTAACTCCCAGCTGCCTGGCTAGATCAGCCTGAGTCCAGTCATTCGCCTCCATCAACTTACGGTATTGTTCAAAACATCTTTGAATCGATCCCAGCTTTGGTTTTCGTGTTCTTGCGTTTAAAGTACCTAACCAAAGATGCATTTATCCTGGTAGAGGTAAAATCAAATAAGGGGGGAAGGACTTCTGGATTTTACTAACTCAGGTTCCCGGTAATTCAAGTGAATGGGCACATCAATACCAGGATATTTGGGCAAGGCAAATATCTTATTTTCGTTGCACCATGGGAGCACTTCGGCAGGCTCAGTGCAAGCATAAATCAGCAGGCTCAGGGCAAGCATTGGGGGTTTTTCACCGCGGAACAGGCATGGCATGTTTATATGCTTCTTTGCGATCAGAAAACTTTCTACGTTGGAATAACGAATAACCCTCGGCGACGCAAACGGGAGGACAGGGCCAAGACAGATGACTTGCCCTGAGTTTACCGAAGGGAGTCCCTCCACCGGAGCGATTTGTAACTGAATCGATAGTCTATTACCGTTTTCTCAGCTTCCGTACAATCAGTGCGTTAACATTGTGAGAAAGATTTATGTCCTGCTCCGATGGTGGACGGAGCTCAGTTGGTAGACCAACGGCTTATGAGTCCGGTGCTTCTCGACGGAAGAAGTAGAGTCGGTTGCAATCTGGTTGCAATATGGTCTGAAAAGCGGTTGATCCTGTCCCGCGCAGACGGGAGGGGACCGGAGTGTCTTGGACCAAGGTAGTTCAAAGAGATTTCCTGATCGGTATTTGTTCCTTAAAATGAGTGCATTGTCAAATTGGGGGTGCTCTTCATACAGGTCAGCCGAGATTCTACCGATAAGACCTGAACTGGGTAATGCCGGCAGAGGATGGGATTTCATTGCATTTTAGGTAACTTCAATTCATATTTCCGACGGCAAGTCTGAACCCATCTGGACGAAACAGGCAATTAGGATTCAAGGATCCATTCTGGCGAACGATCGGGCTCCTGGCTAAACGACCATGATCGGTAAAACAATATCCCACTACAAAATCATTGAAAAACTCGGTGAAGGTGGGATGGGTGTTGTTTACAAAGCCGAGGACCTTAAGCTCGACCGCTATGTTGCACTCAAGTTTCTTCCCGCACACCTGAGCAGCAGCGAAGAGGATAAGCAACGCTTCATCCATGAGGCGAAAGCCGCTTCTGCCCTGGAACACCCCAATATCATGACTATCTATGAGATTGACGAAGTGGAGGAACAGACCTTCATCGCAATGGAATATGTGGAAGGTGAAACGCTTAAAGACAAAGTTGAAAAGGGACCACTGAAAACCAAGGAGCTTTTGAACTGTGCCATTGCTGTTGCGGATGGACTCAATGCAGCCCACGAGACTGATATTGTTCACAGGGATATCAAGTCCGAAAACATCATGATTTCCAAAACAGGACTTGTGAAGATCATGGACTTTGGCCTGGCGAAGCGGAAAGGAGTGACAAGGGTTACTAAGGAGGGAAGCACCCTGGGTACTTTGGCGTATATGTCACCGGAGCAGGCAGAAGGATTAGAGGTGGATCGCCGGAGTGATCTCTATTCTTTTGGTGTAGTGATGTATGAGATGGCGACTGGACAACTACCATTCAAAGCAGAGCACGACGCCGCTATTCTTTACGCCATTGTGAATGAGGCTCCACTGCCAGTCAGCACTCTGAATCCCAATGTTCCCAAAAAACTTGAAGAGTTCATTCATAAAGCTTTGGAGAAGGAGGTTGAGGACCGTTACCAGCACGCAGATGATCTGGCTGCGGATTTGAAGAAGTTGAAGAAAGATATTGAATCAGGACGGACGGCTATCACCAAAGCTCACATACCAACTACAAAAGAGTCAAAGAGAAATCCATTTTATGTTTATGCTGGACTTGCTGTGTTGGTGGCATTGGCTGTTCTGATTGGAATCTATTTCTTTCCCGAACAGAGAGAGCCCATAGATTCGATTGCTGTTCTGCCTTTAAAGAACATTTCCGGTGACCCGGAGCAGGAATACTTTGCCGAGGGCATGACCGAGGCGTTGATTACTGAATTGTCCAAGATTAAGGCATTGAAGGTGATTTCGCGAACATCAGCCATGCGCTACAAGGACACGGACAAGTCGCTGCCAGAGATAGCAAGGGAGCTGAAAGTAGGTGCGTTGGTAGACGGCTCAGTGCTCCTTGCAGGGGAACAGATTCGGATCACGGCACAGTTGATTGACGCGGCAGAGGACCGGCATTTGTGGGCTGAGGATTACGAGCGTGACTTTCGTGATATTTTGTCATTACAGAAAGAAGTGGCACGGGCCATTGCACGGGAGATCGCAGTGGAGGTGACACCGCAGGACGAGGCACGTCTGGGACAAGCACAAGCGGTGGATCCGGAGGCATTCAAGCTCTATCTCAGGGGCCTACACTTCCGATACATGGATAGTTGGCAGCGAGCGGTTGAGTTTTTCGAGCAATCGATTGCAAAGGACCCGGACTTCGCACCCGCATATGCCTGGTTGGCAAATTCGTACGCTGTGTTAATGGCTGAGTCCAAGGGGAAGAAGGCCGTGGCGAAGGCGCTGGAATTGGACGAGACACTTCCTGAAGCGCACATCGCATTGGGCCTGGTGCGAGAGTTTAACTTTAACGATTGGGACTGGGAAGGAGCAGAGCAAGCATTCCAACGTGCAATTGAATTGAACCCTGGCAGTAGTGCTGCGCACTTAGAGTATGGTTTGTTGTTAGCACGGATAGGGAGGTTAGAGGAGGGATTAGCCGAGGTAAAACGTGGAGTGGAACTAGATCCTCTCTCGGCTTGGGCCCACCAATGTGTTGCGCTCGTCTATCAGTACAATCGCCAATATGATCAAGCGATAGAATCGTACCGGATGGCGCTTGAGATACAGCCAAACTATGCCCTTGCACAATGGCGACTTGGAGTGGCTTATGCGGCGGCTTATGTTACCAAAGGTATGTATAACGAAGCTATTGTAGAGTACAAAAAGTTGTTAGAATTGGGAAGTAGCACGTTTTTCTTAGGACACCTCGGATCGGTCTATGCTAAGTCTGGTAGGCGGGAGGAGGCGTTGAAAGTGCTAGACGAATTGACGGAGGAAAGGAGAAAAGGAGGGATAGGTTTAGAACCTTTCATAGCATGGATCTATAGTGGACTTGACGAGAGGGATCAGGCATTGACATGGTTGGAGCTAGCCTATGAGGAGAGAGCAGGCAATTTACTACACATCAAAGTAGAACCCATCTACGACCCCCTGCGCTCCGACCCGCGCTTCCAGGCCCTGTTGAAGAAGATGGGATTAGAAAAATGATCCTCCCCAAAAACGGCGGACAAGTCGGTAAAACAATATCCCACTTTAAGATCCTCGAATAGCCTGGTGAAGGCGGGATCACGATTGTACAAAAGACGGGAATTTCAAACTCATAGGTAGCTGACTTTCTCCACTGCCCAATTTGATAGAGGCGGGACTGCTACAATGGGAGGGTGGATCACTTCCGCGGAGTGAAATAACGAATGCATATGAATTTCGTAGCAGTTCGTTTCTTTCGTTACAGGTTTCTCCAATAGGCCCTGTCAGGCCAAAGGTCGTTTCCCCGAACCGTCGGGGCGAGCAACGGATTGTCCAGAGGATCCTTCGGAGAAGTCCGTTGCCGCACCAAAACTCACCGATGAAAAAACTCCTTTTTTCAAAACTTATATCCATAAAACGTATCCATACTTGAGCATTCCCCTTGACTTTTAAGAGAAAAAAGGAGGCCGCAAGTTAGAGATCTCCTTATTGATTATATGATATCAGAATCGTAGTATCCGGGTGTCATTCCGCTGGGGGGTGGACAGACAGGTGAGATTATCCCCTCAAAACCTGACTTGGGTAATGCCAGGGGAGGGAAATCCGTTCATAGTAGCTTTGCTGGGCAGCTCAGCTTGAGGCCATTAGTCGGACTGAACCAAAAACATTCACAGGAGGTGAACAAATGAAGTCACTACTGCGTACCATGACAGCGTTAGCCCTATTGGGGATAGTCACGCAGCCTT from Candidatus Neomarinimicrobiota bacterium encodes the following:
- a CDS encoding HIT domain-containing protein, giving the protein TLIHFPSTLIHFPSSITHQPSSMKTLWAPWRIEYVRSPEHEGCIFCEKPKKGDDRDMLILYRGEHSFVIMNLYPYNNAHLMFAPYEHQSDPTQLSTDTKMEIMTLLDHAMEIVRKKLRAEGFNFGLNVGKAAGAGIEEHVHYHLVPRWVGDTNFMPVIGHTKTVVEGLKETYDSLKPEFDKISPSDL
- a CDS encoding GIY-YIG nuclease family protein; the encoded protein is MYFTYVLYSRSFDRLYIGQTDDLRYRVEKHNREEVTATKAYVPWELIYYEEFSSRSEAMRREGELKSHQGRDFIRRNLLNG
- a CDS encoding sodium/solute symporter (Members of the Solute:Sodium Symporter (SSS), TC 2.A.21 as described in tcdb.org, catalyze solute:Na+ symport. Known solutes for members of the family include sugars, amino acids, nucleosides, inositols, vitamins, urea or anions, depending on the system.), yielding MLGETVGTGLDQIVIIVYFAGILLFGSYFGRYAKTTSDFFFGGRRFAWWLITVSIVATGVGSHSFIKYSSKAFEYGFSSTMTYMNDWFFMPFFMFGWLPIIYYTRVGSIPEYFERRFNRTARGLATLMILLYMIGYISIGFLTLATALYQILGIPLMWTVVVIAVLTAVYMHFGGQTSVIFTDLLQGFILLFAGLFLFFLGLNYLGGFDVFWDALSPQAKLPLADFNRPPDFNFVGIFWQDGFAGSVGFLFLNQGLIMRFMAARSVNEGRKAAAINVLFVLPVSAIVVSNAGWIGRAIVNVFPGTIDPNLDPNDIFVEVTNLVARPGVFGFLIAALSAALMSTVDTLVNASAAVFVNDIYRPIVKKERSDHHFLEVARWVSVGVTALGVLLVPVFNSFETIYEAHGWFHSTFTPPLVVAVFLGVFWKRFTSAAVIATFTAGAGLMILGQLFPQLVTPFAHGIAMQAGKPYIYIGALYNIFVCTLVGVVVSLVTGSKPSKNIKGLTIFDIQGAREIFKGGKPNDREGEKVMVNWREADGADDTVGLSRTDLDTMAAEPGDLVYLCDRRKWLGGLKSLHSVMGEPHDEPGIVYMTNQQVKRGLFVKGKVLVVEKEM
- a CDS encoding nickel-binding protein — protein: MPYFMDIHEITEGVTDDDLAEAHLKDIAFQEQFGVKSITYWRNEEMGHSNCLLEAPSVEQANALHQASHGLAASDVIEVDKAVVEAFMGRIDQTPAALDPATTDPGSALRIIFFTDMVGSTAMTQKLGDDAALNILENHDTTVRSALQKHGGREVKHTGDGIMASFASVTGSVHGAIEVQRSLNDHNQANPDQALHVRIGLCAGEPVEKDKDLFGASVQLAARICDYAQAGEIRVTRTVQELCLGKGFRFDNPQAVTLKGFEEPIKIATVMWR
- a CDS encoding protein kinase, producing MIGKTISHYKIIEKLGEGGMGVVYKAEDLKLDRYVALKFLPAHLSSSEEDKQRFIHEAKAASALEHPNIMTIYEIDEVEEQTFIAMEYVEGETLKDKVEKGPLKTKELLNCAIAVADGLNAAHETDIVHRDIKSENIMISKTGLVKIMDFGLAKRKGVTRVTKEGSTLGTLAYMSPEQAEGLEVDRRSDLYSFGVVMYEMATGQLPFKAEHDAAILYAIVNEAPLPVSTLNPNVPKKLEEFIHKALEKEVEDRYQHADDLAADLKKLKKDIESGRTAITKAHIPTTKESKRNPFYVYAGLAVLVALAVLIGIYFFPEQREPIDSIAVLPLKNISGDPEQEYFAEGMTEALITELSKIKALKVISRTSAMRYKDTDKSLPEIARELKVGALVDGSVLLAGEQIRITAQLIDAAEDRHLWAEDYERDFRDILSLQKEVARAIAREIAVEVTPQDEARLGQAQAVDPEAFKLYLRGLHFRYMDSWQRAVEFFEQSIAKDPDFAPAYAWLANSYAVLMAESKGKKAVAKALELDETLPEAHIALGLVREFNFNDWDWEGAEQAFQRAIELNPGSSAAHLEYGLLLARIGRLEEGLAEVKRGVELDPLSAWAHQCVALVYQYNRQYDQAIESYRMALEIQPNYALAQWRLGVAYAAAYVTKGMYNEAIVEYKKLLELGSSTFFLGHLGSVYAKSGRREEALKVLDELTEERRKGGIGLEPFIAWIYSGLDERDQALTWLELAYEERAGNLLHIKVEPIYDPLRSDPRFQALLKKMGLEK